From Halobacillus sp. Marseille-Q1614, the proteins below share one genomic window:
- a CDS encoding sucrose-6-phosphate hydrolase → MTSKDAQLRQQVKEEILKHGEKVNSDSYRLAFHLMPPIGLLNDPNGLIHWKGEYHIFYQWMPFKTDHGTKFWGHYITDDFVNYRHERIALTPSEWFDKDGCYSGSAIVHEDTLCLFYTGNVILENGQQEEYQCMATSTDGLHFKKEGPILSIPEGYQIADFRDPKVWKKDDAWYMVVGAKTDKDEGKVLLFKSGSLTEWEYLGPVAGSKENGLKEFGYMWECPDLFHLEGEDILIVSPQGLKAEGMNYANTYQSGYFTGKLKEQEGRFDHGSFKELDRGFEFYAPQTFKDENGRRILFGWMGVPEQFEQSHPTIENRWIHGLTIPRELKWNGSQLIQEPVQELALMREAVLLHSEISIENDQKAVRGISGRPVELHLELEELNDQFAIEFFHYASLSFTKKDSILTLSRPHLEDKSKTEFRRVRLKNGLWSLRIFIDTSSLEIFVNDGEEVFTSRIYPDLNDPDILFTSLGQTVFSIEQWRLKGYQIESIGDA, encoded by the coding sequence ATGACGAGTAAAGATGCGCAGTTACGGCAGCAGGTTAAAGAAGAAATTCTAAAACATGGGGAAAAAGTAAACAGCGATTCATATCGATTAGCCTTTCACCTTATGCCGCCTATTGGTTTGTTAAATGATCCAAACGGGCTTATTCACTGGAAGGGTGAATATCATATCTTTTATCAATGGATGCCTTTTAAAACAGACCATGGAACAAAATTCTGGGGGCATTACATAACGGATGACTTTGTGAATTATCGTCACGAGCGGATCGCGCTGACGCCTTCTGAATGGTTTGATAAGGACGGCTGTTATTCAGGCAGTGCAATCGTCCATGAGGATACCTTGTGTTTGTTCTATACAGGAAACGTCATTCTTGAAAATGGACAGCAGGAAGAATACCAGTGCATGGCCACTTCCACAGATGGTCTTCATTTTAAAAAAGAAGGGCCTATTCTCTCCATTCCCGAAGGCTATCAAATCGCTGATTTTCGTGACCCTAAAGTATGGAAAAAAGATGATGCCTGGTATATGGTCGTCGGCGCAAAAACAGATAAGGATGAAGGGAAAGTTCTCTTATTTAAATCAGGCAGCTTAACAGAATGGGAGTATCTCGGCCCTGTCGCCGGCTCAAAAGAAAATGGTCTGAAAGAATTCGGCTATATGTGGGAGTGTCCGGATCTGTTTCATTTAGAAGGGGAGGATATTCTAATCGTTTCTCCTCAAGGATTAAAAGCAGAAGGCATGAACTATGCGAACACTTATCAGAGCGGTTACTTCACTGGAAAGCTGAAGGAACAGGAGGGCCGCTTTGATCACGGTTCCTTTAAAGAACTTGATCGAGGGTTCGAATTCTACGCTCCCCAAACATTTAAAGATGAAAACGGCCGCAGGATTTTATTTGGCTGGATGGGAGTACCCGAGCAGTTTGAGCAGTCTCACCCTACAATAGAAAACCGCTGGATTCACGGCCTGACGATTCCGAGAGAATTAAAGTGGAACGGCAGCCAGCTGATTCAGGAGCCTGTGCAAGAACTGGCGTTGATGAGGGAAGCTGTGCTCCTGCACTCGGAAATATCGATAGAAAATGATCAAAAAGCCGTTCGCGGTATCAGCGGCCGCCCGGTGGAACTCCACCTTGAACTCGAGGAGCTGAACGACCAATTTGCGATTGAATTTTTCCATTACGCTTCGTTAAGTTTTACCAAAAAAGACTCCATTCTCACCTTATCCCGTCCTCATTTAGAGGATAAATCTAAAACTGAGTTTCGCCGTGTTCGATTAAAAAATGGACTGTGGAGTTTAAGGATTTTTATCGACACCTCATCTCTTGAAATCTTCGTAAATGACGGAGAAGAGGTATTTACATCAAGAATATATCCTGATTTGAATGATCCTGACATTCTGTTTACATCACTTGGCCAAACGGTGTTCTCCATTGAACAATGGAGGTTAAAAGGGTATCAAATTGAGTCAATAGGGGACGCCTAA
- a CDS encoding transcription repressor NadR — protein MRDFKMKASQRREEILNILKERTEPITGSSLAERMDVTRQVIVGDVSLLKASGEPIIATSQGYVYMTESREQLPFKRTIVVQHTPEQTEEELNILVDHGVHVLDVLIEHPVYGDLKARLEIASRRDVRKFLERIASANAAYLLELTEGIHSHTIAAAKEEHLNEAVKDLKEKGILFES, from the coding sequence ATGCGGGATTTTAAGATGAAAGCCAGTCAAAGAAGAGAAGAGATTTTAAATATTTTAAAAGAAAGAACAGAACCTATTACAGGCAGTTCGCTTGCCGAACGGATGGACGTCACGAGACAAGTGATCGTAGGAGATGTTTCTCTTCTGAAAGCAAGCGGGGAACCCATTATAGCAACCAGCCAGGGTTACGTATATATGACAGAATCAAGAGAACAGCTCCCTTTTAAAAGAACCATTGTGGTTCAGCATACACCTGAACAGACAGAGGAGGAGCTTAATATTCTTGTAGACCACGGAGTTCATGTACTGGACGTTCTAATTGAACATCCCGTATACGGGGATTTAAAGGCGAGACTTGAGATCGCCAGCCGCAGAGATGTCAGGAAGTTTCTCGAACGAATTGCTTCTGCCAATGCAGCTTATCTATTAGAATTAACCGAAGGGATTCATTCGCATACAATAGCAGCAGCGAAGGAAGAACATTTAAATGAAGCTGTGAAAGATCTTAAGGAAAAAGGCATTTTGTTTGAATCATAA
- the cls gene encoding cardiolipin synthase, with amino-acid sequence MNFIPYIFSTIIVLNVLLALAVIFLERRDASSTWAWLMVLLFLPVAGFILYLIFGRRLSHKEIFTWDKKSRLGLLTAVQDQLRGIKEHTLKVENEAIVPYEDLIFMHLKNNDALLTQDNEVEVFTDGQKKFHALLEDIEQAEDHVHLLYYIVRDDQLGQRLADVLIKKAKQNVEVKLLYDDMGSRTLSRRFVKEIEKAGGQVESFFPPLIPKLNMKINYRNHRKLAIIDGKIGYIGGFNIGDEYLGFNKRFGYWRDTHLRVKGGAVHNMQTRFILDWNQASRDDIHYQDRYYQAEAKGDVAMQIVSSGPDSEWEQIKHGYIKMILSAKDYVYIQTPYFIPDDSLLDAVRIAVLSGVDVRIMIPKMPDHPFVYWATFSNVGELLKAGATVYIYQKGFLHAKTIVVDGNIASVGTANIDVRSFRLNFEVNAFLYHPDIARELADRFQEDIVDSTELTYKLYKKRSLWIRFKEAIARLISPIL; translated from the coding sequence ATTAACTTTATCCCCTACATTTTTAGTACCATTATCGTATTAAACGTTCTTCTCGCACTTGCCGTCATATTCCTTGAGCGAAGAGATGCCAGTTCTACATGGGCTTGGCTGATGGTTCTTCTGTTTCTTCCGGTCGCCGGATTTATCTTATATTTAATCTTTGGACGACGTCTAAGCCATAAAGAAATTTTTACATGGGATAAAAAAAGCCGCCTCGGACTGCTGACAGCTGTCCAGGATCAGCTGCGGGGAATTAAAGAGCATACGTTAAAAGTTGAAAACGAAGCAATCGTGCCTTATGAAGACTTGATTTTCATGCATTTGAAAAACAACGATGCACTTCTAACCCAGGATAACGAAGTAGAAGTTTTCACCGATGGCCAGAAAAAATTCCACGCCTTGCTTGAAGATATTGAACAGGCCGAAGACCACGTTCATTTGCTGTATTACATTGTACGCGATGATCAGCTTGGCCAGCGGCTGGCTGATGTGCTGATTAAGAAGGCTAAACAGAACGTCGAAGTCAAGCTTTTATATGATGATATGGGCTCGCGAACACTCAGCCGGAGGTTCGTGAAAGAAATTGAAAAAGCCGGCGGGCAGGTAGAATCCTTTTTCCCGCCTCTGATTCCTAAGCTGAACATGAAAATTAATTATCGGAACCACCGCAAATTAGCGATTATTGATGGGAAAATCGGTTACATCGGCGGCTTTAATATTGGAGATGAATATTTGGGCTTTAACAAACGTTTCGGCTACTGGCGGGATACTCACCTTCGGGTAAAAGGCGGAGCCGTGCACAATATGCAGACCCGTTTCATCCTTGACTGGAACCAGGCTTCGCGTGATGATATTCATTACCAGGACCGCTACTATCAGGCTGAAGCAAAGGGCGACGTAGCCATGCAGATCGTTTCAAGCGGACCTGATTCCGAATGGGAACAAATAAAGCATGGGTACATAAAAATGATCCTTTCTGCGAAGGATTACGTTTATATTCAGACCCCTTATTTTATACCGGATGACAGCCTCCTTGACGCGGTAAGAATTGCTGTTCTTTCTGGTGTGGACGTGCGAATTATGATTCCGAAAATGCCGGATCACCCGTTTGTCTACTGGGCAACTTTCTCAAACGTCGGCGAACTCTTAAAAGCAGGTGCAACCGTCTATATTTATCAAAAAGGCTTCCTTCACGCGAAAACTATCGTCGTCGATGGAAATATCGCTTCCGTTGGAACAGCCAATATCGACGTGCGAAGCTTTCGGCTGAATTTTGAAGTCAACGCCTTTCTTTACCATCCTGATATTGCCCGCGAACTCGCGGATCGTTTTCAGGAAGACATTGTAGACTCTACGGAGTTAACTTACAAATTATATAAAAAACGGTCATTATGGATTCGCTTCAAAGAAGCAATTGCACGGCTGATTTCACCGATACTATAA
- a CDS encoding S1C family serine protease: MDNKEKQVIKKSRKRSGFAYAVLGAIIAVFLITAVFQWRGINISISTNEPSAQADELNLGKDQDEVTQAINEASEAVVGIINSQQGMQGSQKAGTGSGVIYKKDGGKAFVVTNHHVIENASSLEVVLHDGTKAKAKLKGSDPLTDLAVLQIDSKHVDKVAKLGSPGDVQVGQTAIAIGNPLGMEFAGSATKGIVSGLERNIPVDINGDQKPDWQTEVLQTDAAINPGNSGGALVNLQGEVIGINSMKIAKAQVEGIGFSIPMETAKPVIEHLEKDGEVTRPYMGIQLQDVSQIPSSVLEGELNLPQDVTQGILVGSVEEGSPAADAGLQKYDVITKIDGEKIESSMSLRQYLYQDVEAGDTVTLTVYRNGEPTEASLKLSSQ; encoded by the coding sequence ATGGATAACAAAGAGAAGCAAGTTATCAAAAAAAGTCGTAAACGGTCCGGTTTTGCTTATGCAGTATTAGGAGCTATCATTGCGGTTTTCTTGATTACAGCTGTTTTCCAATGGAGAGGAATCAATATTTCCATTAGCACAAACGAACCCTCTGCCCAGGCTGATGAGCTGAATCTTGGAAAAGACCAGGATGAAGTGACTCAGGCCATCAATGAAGCCTCTGAAGCCGTTGTTGGCATTATCAACAGCCAGCAAGGTATGCAAGGTAGCCAAAAAGCCGGTACAGGATCTGGGGTCATCTATAAGAAAGATGGCGGCAAAGCTTTTGTGGTAACAAACCATCATGTTATTGAAAATGCCTCCTCCCTTGAAGTCGTTTTACATGACGGTACGAAAGCAAAGGCCAAGCTTAAAGGAAGCGACCCCCTGACAGATCTAGCCGTTTTACAAATAGATAGCAAGCATGTCGATAAGGTTGCGAAGCTAGGATCACCTGGAGATGTCCAGGTCGGTCAAACAGCCATAGCTATCGGTAACCCGCTCGGCATGGAATTCGCTGGATCAGCCACCAAAGGTATCGTCAGCGGACTGGAGCGTAATATCCCCGTAGATATTAACGGTGACCAAAAACCCGATTGGCAGACCGAAGTGCTTCAGACTGACGCCGCGATTAACCCAGGAAACAGCGGTGGTGCGCTGGTCAACTTACAGGGCGAAGTCATAGGGATTAACTCTATGAAAATAGCCAAAGCCCAAGTGGAAGGCATCGGCTTTTCTATCCCAATGGAAACCGCAAAGCCAGTCATTGAACATTTAGAAAAAGATGGAGAAGTAACTCGCCCATATATGGGAATCCAGTTACAGGACGTCAGCCAGATTCCTAGTTCAGTTCTGGAAGGGGAATTGAACTTGCCTCAAGATGTAACCCAAGGCATCCTTGTAGGCAGTGTGGAAGAAGGCTCTCCAGCAGCTGATGCCGGATTGCAGAAATACGATGTCATTACGAAAATTGACGGTGAGAAAATTGAATCGTCCATGAGTCTCCGCCAATATCTGTATCAGGATGTTGAAGCGGGCGACACAGTAACATTAACGGTTTATCGAAATGGTGAGCCGACGGAAGCTTCGCTCAAGCTTTCCTCCCAATAA
- a CDS encoding response regulator transcription factor: MKRRIGVVEDDPNIRDIVKAYLEKEGYEVVTLNTAEKAWDFFQTSPPDLWVLDIMLPGMDGYEFCKRIRQTSEVPIIIISAKDEEVDKILGLELGGDDYLTKPFSPRELVARVKRQLKRWSVMQTDSQEEIEEITAGGLILNETERSAYFQGNEVEVTTKEYELLKILAQHENRAYSREELLVKVWGEDYFGSDRAVDDLVKRLRKKMKELPLETVWGHGYRLRGRRSSS, translated from the coding sequence ATGAAAAGGCGCATAGGAGTTGTAGAAGACGATCCCAATATTCGTGATATTGTTAAAGCTTACTTAGAAAAAGAAGGATATGAAGTAGTAACTTTAAATACGGCAGAAAAAGCTTGGGACTTTTTCCAGACCTCTCCTCCTGATTTGTGGGTGCTTGATATAATGCTTCCTGGTATGGATGGCTACGAATTCTGTAAAAGGATCCGGCAGACTTCCGAGGTGCCGATTATTATCATTTCCGCGAAGGACGAAGAGGTGGATAAGATCTTAGGCCTTGAACTGGGAGGCGATGATTACTTAACAAAACCTTTTAGTCCCCGGGAATTGGTCGCACGGGTGAAACGGCAGCTCAAGCGCTGGAGTGTCATGCAGACAGACAGCCAGGAGGAAATCGAGGAGATTACAGCCGGCGGACTAATTTTAAATGAAACCGAGCGAAGTGCTTATTTTCAGGGGAATGAAGTAGAGGTAACCACAAAGGAATATGAGCTGTTAAAAATTCTCGCCCAGCATGAGAACCGGGCATACAGCCGTGAGGAGCTGTTAGTAAAAGTGTGGGGTGAAGATTATTTCGGAAGTGACCGTGCCGTCGATGATCTCGTAAAGCGGCTGCGGAAAAAGATGAAGGAGCTTCCGCTTGAGACTGTTTGGGGCCATGGGTATCGCCTGCGTGGGAGACGCAGTTCCTCATGA
- a CDS encoding HAMP domain-containing sensor histidine kinase, which translates to MKLQYQLNAAFAALILIVMSITAFYTYSLIMDMLIQDERVQLQERAVLLNRISQEQDASVRLSQLSDLVQNQNYPLLLFDLSQEEVLFSSLPAETAVDWMNRFEDELASEEVWESNGESYVVYPISFAPNSSQRILVMATPLDDLQIVQNAFAQRMIRVIVIGLLLALAVSYFMTNRLVTPLSRLKQEVKKIEKRKFSEVQPVKSSGEIKDVEQSVRHMAEELERYINTQKQFFQNASHELKTPLMSIQGYAEGIRDGIFEGKDAERGLNVMVSEAERLKKIVNEMILLAKLDSSEDVYQPSEVNLAELTDQAKDRLYPLANEKGVVLHSSSYHKFTSYVDPERVLQALINIIGNAVRHAETRVDIISNISKDVLSIKVIDDGSGIPEDLLPQLFQRFIKGKEGETGLGLAISRAIIERSGGSIRASNNEDGPGAVFEIRIPKRPNPDLS; encoded by the coding sequence ATGAAGCTTCAATATCAATTAAATGCTGCTTTTGCTGCTCTGATCCTGATTGTTATGTCTATTACAGCTTTTTATACCTACTCTCTGATAATGGATATGCTAATACAGGATGAAAGGGTCCAGCTCCAGGAACGCGCAGTTTTATTAAATCGAATCAGTCAGGAACAGGACGCATCCGTTAGGCTGTCTCAGCTGTCGGATCTTGTTCAGAACCAAAACTACCCGCTGCTGCTGTTTGATCTAAGCCAGGAAGAGGTTTTGTTCAGTTCATTACCAGCTGAAACAGCGGTAGACTGGATGAATCGGTTTGAAGATGAACTCGCCAGTGAGGAGGTTTGGGAGAGCAACGGGGAGAGCTATGTTGTGTACCCAATTTCATTTGCCCCGAACAGCTCACAGCGGATACTAGTGATGGCTACTCCTTTAGATGACCTCCAGATCGTCCAAAATGCGTTTGCCCAGCGAATGATACGGGTGATTGTGATTGGGCTTCTGCTGGCGCTGGCCGTCAGCTACTTTATGACGAACCGGCTGGTTACTCCGCTCAGCCGGCTGAAGCAGGAAGTGAAGAAGATTGAAAAAAGGAAGTTCAGTGAAGTCCAGCCTGTAAAATCAAGTGGAGAAATTAAGGATGTCGAGCAAAGTGTCCGCCATATGGCAGAAGAGCTGGAGCGGTATATAAATACACAGAAACAATTTTTCCAGAATGCTTCCCACGAATTAAAAACGCCGCTTATGTCTATTCAAGGGTATGCAGAAGGGATAAGAGACGGGATTTTTGAAGGGAAAGATGCAGAGCGCGGCTTAAATGTCATGGTCAGTGAAGCGGAACGGCTGAAAAAAATCGTAAATGAAATGATCCTGCTTGCTAAACTGGACAGCAGTGAAGATGTGTATCAGCCCTCCGAGGTTAATCTTGCCGAACTGACGGATCAAGCCAAAGACCGTTTATACCCGCTGGCTAATGAAAAAGGAGTCGTGCTTCATTCTAGTTCATATCATAAGTTTACTAGCTATGTGGATCCAGAAAGGGTTCTGCAAGCTCTGATCAATATTATCGGGAATGCTGTAAGACATGCAGAAACACGGGTGGACATAATTTCCAACATATCCAAAGATGTTCTATCCATAAAAGTCATCGATGATGGTTCAGGAATTCCGGAAGACCTGCTGCCACAGCTGTTTCAACGCTTCATCAAAGGGAAAGAAGGGGAAACGGGGCTCGGATTGGCTATTTCAAGAGCAATTATCGAACGAAGCGGGGGATCGATCCGTGCTTCTAACAATGAAGACGGCCCAGGGGCTGTGTTTGAAATAAGAATACCGAAACGACCGAACCCTGACCTGTCATGA
- a CDS encoding acyl-CoA thioesterase yields MEKKPCKHSLTVKNSHVLPPDTNSHGTLFGGKLMAHIDDVAAIAAVRHCRKPVVTASTDSVDFLQPVFEGDTICLEAFVTWTHNTSMEVFIKAITENLLTGERKVCTTAFLSMVAVDENNQPTPVPPVKPESEEEKWLHEGAQKRHDHRKARRKESKELAEMFGTDLPWSQ; encoded by the coding sequence ATGGAAAAGAAACCATGTAAACATTCACTTACCGTAAAAAACTCGCACGTGCTTCCGCCTGATACGAATAGTCACGGCACATTATTTGGAGGTAAGCTGATGGCTCATATTGACGATGTCGCGGCAATTGCCGCGGTTCGACACTGCAGGAAACCTGTCGTCACAGCTTCTACAGATTCAGTCGACTTCCTTCAGCCTGTGTTTGAAGGTGATACGATTTGCCTTGAAGCCTTTGTCACGTGGACTCATAATACGTCGATGGAGGTCTTTATAAAAGCTATTACCGAGAACCTGCTGACAGGAGAACGAAAGGTATGTACGACGGCCTTTCTATCGATGGTAGCGGTTGATGAAAATAATCAGCCGACGCCGGTGCCTCCTGTTAAGCCGGAATCCGAAGAAGAGAAATGGCTTCATGAAGGTGCTCAGAAACGGCATGACCACCGTAAGGCAAGAAGAAAGGAATCCAAAGAGCTGGCTGAAATGTTCGGTACAGATCTTCCATGGAGCCAATAA